The sequence below is a genomic window from Anopheles cruzii chromosome 3, idAnoCruzAS_RS32_06, whole genome shotgun sequence.
GTCGAACAATTTTTCTCACACTACCAAGATAGAAATGGTCCTTTTCTTGCTGTGTCTGTTACATTTCACCGTGTTTTATGCGCTAGTCGACGCAATCAGGCAGTAATGGGACACTTTTTTACAATCCTGCACAAATAACAAACTGACGATGCAGAAAGATTAACAaaatgtaccgttttgtttcgctcttcATTGCTCTTCACAAGCGTCACAACTCAACTCACACATAGCGATACACATTGAACGTGATTGTCACTGTTTCTAAGAATGAGCATTTTCACCGGGCACAAGGATGCTGAACGAAAAGGATATTCTGCAGTTATATCGTGGTGTAAGATAGTTGAAATTCTGGAATTACTAACCAATATAAATTAATGAACTGTATAATTAATGTAAATAACAATATAATTAATGTAAAAACCTAAAACTAGGAAGTTCAACTGCCCAAAACAACGGACTCCGAGAATACCAAAACCGAGCTGTCAAATAACCGTCAACAAATATCAAATTGAGGCGATTTTCATTGTTTACATTTGTCCGTACGattgtgttctgttttgctgTGCAATCAACCAACGATGGAAACTATGATAGGCGGTGAATTCGGCATGGATCCCTTCGACATCTGTCGCGTTTGTATGGAAGAGGTAGACAACTTTTGGCCACTCTTTGACCACTGCGAGCTATTGCCATCCGGAATGCAGCCCGCCACGCTCATCTCGAAGGTTTCCGGAGTAAGCGTCCAGAAGGACGAAGGACTGCCCGAAATGGCTTGCAACAGCTGCCTAGCGGCCATGGTGAACGCGTACGTTATTCGACAAAAGTGCATCGCATCCGATCGGAAGCTGCGAAAGATATTGTTTTATCGGCCGGTTCTAAAGCCACCTCCAGTCGAAGCGAAAGaattgtttgttgctgttccCGTACCGGACACGGATACTCTAATTGAGCATCATGAACTTCATTCCGACGCAAACAAGGAGCTGGTAGAGAAGCAGGCGCTGCTAGCTAAAGCAGGTTCAATCATTGAAGAAAACGTTCCCTCGTTACCCGACGAGAATGAAGCGGATGCTGGCGAGCTGGACGTGATAACAGTGAAGAAGGAAGTTTTGAATGACTTTTCAATCGAGGACGTTCAGTACACCGAAGAGTATCTGGTAGAGGAACACCACGAACACAATGAAGTAGAGGACCACGAAGCGGCTTCGTACGACGAACCAGAAAGGTTGGGTTTTGACGATACAATACAGATGGAGGTCGAGATagtcgaaacggaaaacgccAAGCAAAGACATATCTGCGATGTTTGCGGTAAAGAGTTTTCGACCAAGGGCAACCTGAAATCGCACATGGTGCTGCACACCAACGAAAGGCCCTTTGCCTGCGAGCAGTGTGGGATGAATTTTGCGAAAAAGAGTAACTACAACGTACACGTGGCGCGGCATGGCACGGAGCGAAAATTTCCCTGCCCCGAGTGCGATATGTCTTTCGTGCATCAAATTAACTTAAAACATCATATTCGAAAACACACGGGTGAACGACCGTTCCACTGCCAGTATTGCGCGAAAACTTTCGTTCACTATTCCGACAAAAAGCGCCACGAATTTCAGCACACCGGCGACTACCCGTACGAGTGTGCGATTTGCAGTCACAAGTTTGTGCGAAAGCAAAACTTTCTGAAGCACGTTCCCAGGTGTACAAAACGCGCCAACGACGGTGCTACGTCAACCAGGACATTAAGAAGCCGTAAAAAGCGTTAGTAGTGTAAAATTCGTTTACTCTAGTAAGACTGGGTCACTTTCGCGAATCTCGCGAAATACTTGCATTAAACTCATAATTTAAGACGGCACCACTAACGAAATGTTTAATGCGTACCTCATAAGTGTAAATAAAGTGTATCGCAAATAAAGTCCATTTCCCAAATAGTACCAATCATCGGATTCGTTTTTTACTTCTACAAAGGTCCTGACATAAAAAGCAGGAACGAGTAAATAGATCCGTTTGGCAACACTGCTGCTTCATCGTACGGTGGAAAACGGGTTTTTCAATCCTTCCTTCAAAACCTGACCGAAGAGAATGCACGCACACCACTGTAACGCTCAGCTGTCGGTGCTTCTCAcgacttcggttcggttcggttactCAGTATGATTATTCGGACGAATGTTTTAACAGTTGAATGTTTCGTGCGCTTCCGTCCAACGATTTCGTAGATTTACTTTATTAGATTttgaaaaaaaggacattacAAAACTACCAAGTGCCTTCCGAATCAAGAAGGTAACGCAAGGGAAAGTGTGTcggcaaaattgttttaccCTCCGGGAGTGCGCGTGAGTGAGAGTGAAAGAAGCTTTGTTCCTCTTGCTCGAACAGTGCGGTCCCGCTTCGTAAGCAGTGTGCCGCTAGAAAGgttcatattttttttccattttgccgCAGATTTTTTATGGTACCACAAAGTGCTGCATTAGTGGTTGGTGTATTGAAAACGAGTCGTCCAGCAGCACGATCCTCGAGCCaaagtgtttttaatttactcAATCGCTCTATGAACCGCATGTACAAAAGTGTCTCGTTACAGTGAAAGAAACTAAATAGTGCATCGATAGGTACATGTTTGCAGTGCACACGGTGCACTATCAGGAATTACGGGAAATACAAATTTCGAACAAAGTCAAGCAGCGGCGTACATCATCACCACGCTGATTAATCGCAATCGAAGACGGCATCGACCGAGCAAACGCGTGAAGCAAAGGCGGGTGTTGTGAGTGGAGGCTCATCGAGCGCTTATcagcaaggaaaaaaaagactGGAATTTTCGAAAAACCTGACCGGATTTACTAGACCTCGCGACCGAGACGGCTGTCGTAACGCGTTGCATCCGTCCTAGAAACCGCGCCATCGGTGCATTTGAAGTGGTTTCCTTGGTTGCTGCGATTCACAAAATCCACCAAACGCGATATGACGAGCAACCTCATTGCCAAGGTAAGTTCCAACAAAAGTGTGTCACATGGGCGCAAAAGAACGGAGTCTGTCGATCGTTATCAGTTCCAGGCATAAACGCGTGACTGTTCGATTATGTTTCCCGCTGGTTGTATGATAAACGGCAGAAGAAACCGTATGCACAAGCCATACACGAGATCGGTACCGTGCGAAAATAGGAGTACAACCATGCCGATAAGTCGCGGTCGCCGCGCAACAACAGGCCTTCTACGCATGGGCCTTACGAAATTGGCGGCGATTTAAAATTAGAAACCGGCTCGCGGATGTTGGCGTGCTAGAAAATGTCTTGTAAAGTGCAAAAAGTCACGATCGTGCGGAACGTaaactgaaaacaaatttCCTCATCGGCTAATGAGAAATAATAACAAGACCTTTGCCCATTCTAGGAACTTTTTTTATAAATGATATGCCAAGAGAAATGTGTAGTAATGGGCGAGTGGCGCTGTGAAATTTTGGCACACTTTCTAAAGCGCACCTCGCAGCCGACGCACCGGTACGGCGTAGAAGAACCTGTCCTTCGAGCTTACCTTGCCGCGCGGGAGCTCCTTGAAACGATCGAAAAAAGCCAATGACGCATTTACAAAGCGTGTGCATACGTGCGATCAGCTGCGTAGCACTGTGCGCTGAGCTGGTTTCCCGTATAAAACGGGGAGAATCGCTTATTATCCTATGCCCAGAGTGATGTTCCAAGTTTGGGATTCCCTTTGATGTTCCGAAAACCAGTTGGTGCGTAACAGTTCCCATGAATATAACAACGGCGTGTCGTTAACATTGGCTAATCAGTTGCGCTGATGTTACC
It includes:
- the LOC128270990 gene encoding zinc finger and BTB domain-containing protein 17-like codes for the protein MDPFDICRVCMEEVDNFWPLFDHCELLPSGMQPATLISKVSGVSVQKDEGLPEMACNSCLAAMVNAYVIRQKCIASDRKLRKILFYRPVLKPPPVEAKELFVAVPVPDTDTLIEHHELHSDANKELVEKQALLAKAGSIIEENVPSLPDENEADAGELDVITVKKEVLNDFSIEDVQYTEEYLVEEHHEHNEVEDHEAASYDEPERLGFDDTIQMEVEIVETENAKQRHICDVCGKEFSTKGNLKSHMVLHTNERPFACEQCGMNFAKKSNYNVYKTRQRRCYVNQDIKKP